The Cytobacillus sp. IB215665 genome contains a region encoding:
- a CDS encoding HBL/NHE enterotoxin family protein, with protein MRLSTKSIAATALAATLATSTILPNYAFAQVNQGVVSDVATEEIVLAPVNMQKVLNEIAASKVIMDSYKTAISTQGTIQSDILPDLPTYQQIAREHASDYTNNLNELLIDRDLDVVDFADEFTVYYDLLIEALDSIEAGDEQARNDFKGLLDLLQSDIQYYRDDANDTMFSYQVYKDDLQEDHFNFQNAATTALNTIELEDEKSKLVLEQLHDLGVEISNENTILTGEYIEAGVVGLELTTYLLEMAVEFELTPTPIGIALATFTIIYGAVNGNKELQEKQEKVKELTEQYNDIVLGLKGIQSQAAILAGIQLQLSNFYNANDGIIQSTRSLYKEWDSAYVGIQNLKDKFEQGDISIEEIRNILLNAKQSWQNNGAQASYINNQLHLKSSVETATTGS; from the coding sequence TTGAGATTATCAACGAAGTCAATAGCTGCTACAGCATTAGCAGCAACTTTAGCTACGAGCACAATCTTGCCAAATTATGCGTTTGCTCAAGTAAATCAAGGCGTAGTTTCTGATGTAGCTACAGAGGAAATCGTTCTTGCACCTGTTAATATGCAAAAAGTATTAAACGAAATTGCTGCTAGTAAAGTAATTATGGATTCATATAAGACAGCAATATCAACACAAGGAACGATTCAATCAGACATACTTCCAGATTTACCTACCTATCAACAAATTGCTAGAGAACATGCTAGTGATTATACGAATAATTTAAATGAATTATTAATTGATAGGGACCTTGATGTTGTAGATTTTGCTGACGAATTCACTGTTTATTATGATCTTCTTATTGAGGCTTTAGATAGCATTGAAGCTGGGGATGAACAAGCGCGTAATGACTTCAAAGGTTTATTAGATTTATTGCAGTCAGACATACAATATTATCGGGACGATGCAAACGATACGATGTTTTCATATCAAGTGTATAAAGACGATTTGCAGGAAGATCACTTTAATTTTCAAAATGCAGCAACCACAGCACTGAATACAATTGAATTAGAAGATGAAAAAAGTAAACTCGTTCTTGAGCAGCTTCACGACTTAGGCGTTGAAATTTCTAATGAAAATACAATCTTAACTGGAGAGTATATAGAAGCTGGAGTTGTAGGGCTTGAACTCACGACCTACTTACTAGAAATGGCTGTGGAATTCGAGCTGACGCCAACCCCGATAGGAATTGCTTTAGCTACATTTACGATCATATATGGTGCGGTGAATGGAAATAAGGAATTGCAGGAAAAACAAGAAAAGGTAAAAGAACTGACCGAACAATATAATGATATTGTCCTAGGTTTAAAAGGAATACAAAGTCAAGCTGCAATTTTAGCTGGTATACAGCTACAGCTTAGTAATTTCTATAATGCTAATGATGGTATTATTCAATCAACTAGAAGTCTTTATAAGGAATGGGATTCCGCCTATGTTGGAATTCAAAACTTAAAAGATAAATTTGAACAGGGTGATATTAGTATTGAAGAAATACGTAATATATTACTTAACGCTAAACAGAGCTGGCAAAATAATGGTGCCCAAGCTAGCTATATTAACAATCAACTTCATTTAAAAAGTTCTGTTGAAACTGCTACTACTGGAAGCTGA